Proteins from a genomic interval of Panthera uncia isolate 11264 chromosome C1 unlocalized genomic scaffold, Puncia_PCG_1.0 HiC_scaffold_4, whole genome shotgun sequence:
- the HES4 gene encoding transcription factor HES-4 isoform X2, translating into MEKRRRARINESLAQLKTLVLDAFRKDSARHSKLEKADILEMTVRHLQSLRRVQVTAALGADPAILGKYRAGFNECLAEVNRFLAGCEGVPADVRSRLLGHLAACLRQLGPSRRPVPPAQVYGCPPLAAFDGPFFPLPRPGSVLALRLPPGLTGAPLAAPRAGLQGRGAPWRPWLR; encoded by the exons ATGGAGAAGCGGCGCCGAGCGCGCATCAACGAAAGCCTCGCGCAGCTCAAGACCCTCGTCCTGGATGCCTTCAGGAAGGAT AGCGCCCGCCATTCGAAGCTGGAGAAAGCGGACATCCTGGAGATGACCGTGAGGCACTTGCAGAGCCTGCGACGCGTACAGGTGACAG CTGCGCTCGGCGCTGACCCCGCCATCCTGGGCAAGTACCGCGCCGGCTTCAACGAGTGTCTGGCGGAGGTGAATCGCTTCTTGGCCGGCTGCGAGGGCGTCCCGGCTGACGTGCGTTCTCGCCTGCTGGGCCACCTGGCGGCCTGCCTGCGCCAGCTGGGGCCCTCGCGCCGCCCGGTCCCCCCGGCCCAGGTCTACGGCTGCCCGCCGCTCGCGGCCTTTGACGGTCCCTTCTTCCCCCTGCCGCGCCCCGGGTCGGTCTTGGCGCTGCGGCTCCCGCCGGGCCTGACCGGGGCGCCCCTCGCCGCCCCCAGGGCTGGCCTGCAGGGCCGGGGCGCGCCCTGGAGGCCGTGGCTGCGGTGA
- the HES4 gene encoding transcription factor HES-4 isoform X1, with translation MPAETSGKPRASPPAGAPAKPRSAAEHRKSSKPVMEKRRRARINESLAQLKTLVLDAFRKDSARHSKLEKADILEMTVRHLQSLRRVQVTAALGADPAILGKYRAGFNECLAEVNRFLAGCEGVPADVRSRLLGHLAACLRQLGPSRRPVPPAQVYGCPPLAAFDGPFFPLPRPGSVLALRLPPGLTGAPLAAPRAGLQGRGAPWRPWLR, from the exons ATGCCCGCGGAGACCTCGGGGAAGCCGAGAGCCTCGCCGCCGGCCGGAGCGCCGGCTAAGCCCCGGAGCGCGGCGGAACACCGAAAG TCCTCCAAGCCGGTCATGGAGAAGCGGCGCCGAGCGCGCATCAACGAAAGCCTCGCGCAGCTCAAGACCCTCGTCCTGGATGCCTTCAGGAAGGAT AGCGCCCGCCATTCGAAGCTGGAGAAAGCGGACATCCTGGAGATGACCGTGAGGCACTTGCAGAGCCTGCGACGCGTACAGGTGACAG CTGCGCTCGGCGCTGACCCCGCCATCCTGGGCAAGTACCGCGCCGGCTTCAACGAGTGTCTGGCGGAGGTGAATCGCTTCTTGGCCGGCTGCGAGGGCGTCCCGGCTGACGTGCGTTCTCGCCTGCTGGGCCACCTGGCGGCCTGCCTGCGCCAGCTGGGGCCCTCGCGCCGCCCGGTCCCCCCGGCCCAGGTCTACGGCTGCCCGCCGCTCGCGGCCTTTGACGGTCCCTTCTTCCCCCTGCCGCGCCCCGGGTCGGTCTTGGCGCTGCGGCTCCCGCCGGGCCTGACCGGGGCGCCCCTCGCCGCCCCCAGGGCTGGCCTGCAGGGCCGGGGCGCGCCCTGGAGGCCGTGGCTGCGGTGA